One Tripterygium wilfordii isolate XIE 37 chromosome 10, ASM1340144v1, whole genome shotgun sequence DNA segment encodes these proteins:
- the LOC120007819 gene encoding GDSL esterase/lipase At3g26430-like, with the protein MGSHCDLYLLFVLLISVVLLPTPLLSSCNFPFVVNFGDSNSDTGGLSAAFGQAPPPNGETYFRSPAGRFSDGRLIIDFIAESLGLPHLSAYLDSIGSNFSHGANFATAGSTIRPQNTTIAQSGYSPISVDVQFVQFSDFHRRSQIFRNQGKVFDELLPREDYFSRALYTFDIGQNDLTAGYKLNMTTEQVMAYVPDLLHQLSIVIKNVYAEGGTSFWIHNTGPVGCYPYVLDRFYVTAAQIDKFGCASPLNEVAQYFNNRLKEALVQLRKDLHMAAITYVDVYIAKYTLISQAKRFGFERPLIACCGHGGKDNYNRYVKCGGKITKDGKDILITRSCKDPSTRIIWDGTHFTEAANKWVFNQIVNGSYSNPPSPLKMACQTMFGTF; encoded by the exons atgGGATCTCACTGCGACCTATACCTCCTATTTGTGCTTCTGATTTCAGTTGTCTTACTACCAACTCCTCTACTTTCTTCTTGTAACTTTCCGTTTGTCGTCAACTTCGGCGACTCCAATTCCGACACCGGGGGCCTCTCTGCAGCATTCGGACAAGCTCCTCCTCCAAATGGAGAGACTTATTTTCGCTCCCCCGCCGGACGCTTCTCCGATGGGCGATTGATAATTGATTTTATAG CGGAAAGTTTAGGGTTGCCGCATCTGAGTGCGTATCTGGACTCAATTGGATCGAACTTCAGTCACGGAGCCAATTTTGCGACGGCTGGATCAACCATTAGACCCCAAAACACCACTATTGCTCAAAGCGGGTACAGTCCGATCTCAGTAGACGTGCAGTTCGTTCAATTCTCAGATTTCCATAGAAGATCTCAAATATTTCGGAATCAAG GGAAGGTGTTCGACGAATTGTTACCGAGAGAAGATTATTTCTCGCGAGCTTTGTACACCTTTGACATTGGCCAAAACGATCTCACTGCTGGTTACAAGCTCAACATGACTACTGAACAAGTCATGGCTTACGTTCCTGACTTGCTTCACCAACTCTCCATTGTCATCAAG AATGTGTATGCTGAAGGAGGAACATCTTTTTGGATACATAATACAGGCCCAGTGGGCTGTTACCCGTATGTGTTGGACCGTTTTTATGTTACTGCAGCCCAAATAGATAAATTTGGGTGCGCCAGCCCGTTGAACGAGGTGGCCCAGTATTTCAACAACAGATTAAAAGAGGCCTTGGTCCAACTGAGGAAAGATCTTCACATGGCTGCGATCACCTACGTTGACGTCTACATCGCCAAGTATACTCTCATCAGCCAAGCAAAAAGATTtg GGTTTGAGAGACCTCTTATTGCTTGTTGTGGTCATGGGGGCAAGGATAACTACAACAGGTATGTAAAATGTGGTGGTAAGATTACCAAAGATGGGAAGGACATTTTAATTACAAGATCATGTAAAGATCCATCGACTCGAATTATTTGGGACGGGACCCATTTCACAGAGGCAGCTAACAAGTGGGTATTCAATCAAATTGTTAATGGGTCGTATTCCAATCCTCCAAGCCCATTGAAAATGGCCTGTCAAACAATGTTTGGAACATTTTGA